Genomic segment of Paenalkalicoccus suaedae:
ATCCAGAGACAGTAAGTACTGATTATACAATTGGTGATCGCCTTTACTTCGAACCTTTAACGGTAGAGGACGTTTTAGCAGTCGCTACGAAGGAACAGGTTGATGGCGTTATTGTCCAGTTCGGTGGTCAAACGGCGATTAACCTAGCAAATGAGCTAAAGCAGGCAGGTCTTCCTATTATCGGCACGAGTGCTGATTCCATCACTAAGCTTGAAGATCGCGAAGCCTTTTATCAGCTATTAGACGCGCACGCGATTCCACATATTGAGGGAACGATTTGTCACCAAAAGTCCGAGCTTAAACAGGCGGTTAATGAGCTTTCTTATCCTGTCCTCATTCGTCCATCCTTTGTTATCGGCGGGCAGTCTATGTATATTTGTCACTCGGACGCAGAGCTTGATCGCTACCTTTCTAGACTAGAGGATGCAACGACTAAAACGAGTTGGCCCCTGCTAGTCGATCGATTTATCCCAGGTAAAGAAGTGGAGATTGACGTGATCTCAGATGGGAAGACCGTCGTCGTTCCAGGCATTTTTGAGCATGTGGAAAAAGCGGGTGTACACTCGGGTGATAGTGTCACGATTCTTCCATCTCAGACACTTACACAAGCAGAAAAAGATCGTTTAGTAGAAATCGCCACCATTATCGCTAAAGAAGCACAGGTTATCGGCATGATGAATATTCAATTTGTGCTTCACGATTCAACTGTCTACGTATTAGAAGTCAATCCTCGTTCTTCACGAACGGTTCCGATCATGAGCAAGGTAACGGGTGTTCCTATGGTGGAGTGGGCTGTGCGTGCTCAAATTGGCGAAGTACTAGCGGACATCGCACCACAGGGATTAATGAAGGAGCCAGACTTTGTGACAGTGAAAGCTCCTGTATTTTCTGCAACAAAGCTAAAAGGGGTTGATCATGCGGTGAGCCCTGAGATGAAATCAACTGGTGAAATGATCGGGTTTGGAGAGACAGTCGCGGAGGCAAAAGCGAAGGTACTACCGATGCTTACGAACCCAACTATCATTGTTTCGGCTGCGGATGCATCGAAGCAAGCGATTAAGGACGTTCTCTCTTGCATAAAGGCGAGTATTTATGCAACGCCATCCACGCATCAGTATTTAACGGATCATGGCGTTCAAGCGGAAAAGGTAGATTATGCGGATATTGAAGCCTTGATGAAGCAGGTGGATATCGATGCAGTGCTTAGCATTGCAACTGCAGGTAGACACCACGAGAGTAATGGTTTTAAGCTACGTGAGCTTGCGATTAAGAACCAAGTACCGCTATTTACGCATGAAGATACGTTTACATTCATCACGACAGATAACGAAGCAACGATCACACCTAAATCGATCCAATCATACAGAAAAGCGCTGGAGGTTTAATCATGAGACATTTTTTAACGATCAATGATTTGTCGAAAGAAGAATTGCACGAGCTACTTGAAGATGCCATCACGATGAAGCAGGAAGTGAAGGATGGGATTCCCCATCCTCACTTAGCTGGTCAGACGCTCGGAATGATTTTTGAAAAATCATCGACTAGAACGCGTGTATCGTTTGAGGTAGGCATGTATCAGTTAGGAGGCCACGCGCTATTTTTGAGCGCGAATGATATTCAGCTTGGTCGCGGTGAAACCGTAGCCGATACGGCGAAGGTGATGTCTCGCTATGTAGATGGGATGATGATTCGAACGTTTGGTCACGCCAAGATCGAGGAGTTTGCGGCGAATGCGACAGTGCCGATCATCAATGGGTTAACGAATGAGCATCACCCAACGCAAGTGTTAGCGGACTTAATGACAATTAAAGAGCATAAAGGAGAGCTTAAGGGGCTGAAGGTTGCGTTTATTGGGGACGGCAATAACAATATGACGCACTCCTTGATTCAAGGCGCGGTGAACGCAGACATGAGCATCATCGTAGCATCTCCAAAGGGCTATGAGCCAGATCAAGACATTGTAGACGAAGCTGCAACTGAAGGAAGCGTTTCCTTTACGTACGATCCGAAAGAAGCGGTGAAAGACGCAGATATTATCATCACAGACGTATGGGCTAGCATGGGTGATGAGGCAGAGATCGAAACGAGACTACAAACATTTAAGGATTATCAAGTAAATAGTGATTTGGTTGATTATGCACAGAGGGATTATTTATTCCTTCATTGTTTACCGGCGCATCGTGGGGAAGAAGTAACAGCCGATATTATCGACGGTCCACATTCCGTCGTATTTGATGAAGCAGAGAACCGATTACACGCTCAGAAAGCTCTCCTAAAAAAATTATTAAAAAAATAGTGTTTTTTTGTAGCTTTTTGCATAAAGATACGTTATGATATATAAAAATACCGATTAGGGAGATGTTATTCATGAGTAAAGGTAAAGTTGTTCTAGCATATTCTGGCGGACTTGATACGTCCGTATCAATTAAATGGTTACAAGAGCAGTATGGATATGAAGTTATTGCACTAGGTCTTGAAATTGGCGAAGGAAAGGATCTAGAGGCACTTAAAAATAAAGCACTCGAGGTTGGAGCGGAGAAAGCCGTTATTATCGACGCGAAGGAGCTATTAGCAGAAGAGTATCTGTTACCAGCTCTGCAGGCTAACTGCTTATATGAAGGGAAGTATCCACTATCATCTGCACTATCACGCCCACTTATTTCTAAACTATTAGTGGAAGTAGCAGAGCAAGAAGGAGCAGTTGCAGTCGCACACGGTTGTACGGGTAAAGGAAATGACCAAGTGCGTTTCGAGGTTTCTATCCAGGCGTTAAATCCGGATCTTGAGGTTATTGCTCCAGTAAGAGAGTGGGGCATGAACCGTGAGCAGGAGATTGAATATGCAAAAGAGAAGAATATTCCGATCCCCGTTAATCTAGAGAAGCCTTATTCGATTGATGCAAATATTTGGGGTAGAGCGTGTGAAGCTGGTGTCTTAGAGGACACGTGGGCGGAAGCGCCAGAGGAAGCATTTGAGTGGACTGCGAATATCGCGCATACGCCAGATGAGCCAGAATACGTAGAGATTTCGTTTGAAAATGGAAAGCCAACAGCGTTAAACGGAGAAGCGATGTCGTTTGTCGAGATCATTAAATCTCTTAATAAGACAGCTGGAAAGCACGGTGTTGGACGAATTGACCACATTGAGAACAGACTTGTAGGAATCAAAGCGCGTGAAGTGTATGAAAATCCGGGAGCGCTCGTATTAATTAACGCGCACAAAGAGCTGGAATTCTTAACATTAACAAAGGAAGTAACGCAATTCAAAACGCAGGTGGAGCAGCAAATGACGCAGCTTATCTATGATGGACTTTGGTACTCTCCACTTAAATCTTCTTTAGAAGCATTCGTTAGTGACACGCAAAAGCAAGTTAATGGTAAGATTAAAGTGAAGCTTTGGAAGGGTACGCAAATGGTTGTTGCGAGACACTCGGACAATAGCCTGTACAACGAAGAGCTTGCAACGTATTCAAAACATGATGCATTTGATCATAATGCAGCAGTTGGATTTATTAAGCTATGGGGCTTAACAACAAAAACGTATGCGCAGGTAAATAACAAGAAGTCTGTTACGGTTACGAAATAAGCAAATCGTTTACAGCAAACGATGTATGGAGTGCCCCTAGCTTATTTAGGGGCACTTGTTTTATTATTAATGGAATGTATGGAGGGTGTTGTCATGGCTAAGCTATGGGGTGGAAGATTTACGAAAGCGACGAATCAATTAGTAGAGGAAGAAACAGCATCGATTGGCTTTGACCAAAAGCTAATGGAGCAAGACATTAAAGGAAGCATTGCGCATGCAACGATGCTTAGTAAGCAAGAGATCATTAGCGAAGAGGATGCGGAGCAGATTATTAATGGACTGCATGCAGTAAAAGCGAAGATTTCGTCCGGAGATTATGCGTACAATGTACAAAACGAAGATATTCATATGAATATCGAAGCCTTTTTAATCGAGGAAATTGGTCCAGTTGGTGGCAAGCTACATACAGGGCGTAGTCGAAATGACCAAGTTGCAACTGATATGCATTTATATTTAGTCGAGCATACACACGCGATTATTGAGCTCGTTGAAGCAACGCAAACAGCGATTCTTAACCAGGCAGATAAGCATATCGATACGCTCATTCCAGGCTATACGCACCTGCAGCGCGCTCAACCTGTTTCTTTTGCGCATCATTTACTTGCGTACTTTTGGATGCTTGAGCGTGATAAAGGTCGACTCCAGGATAGCGTAAAGCGCGCGAATCTATCCCCGCTTGGAGCTGGTGCGCTTGCTGGCACGACTTTCCCGATCGATCGTCATTTTGTAGCTTCTGAGCTTGGCTTTGATGGTGTGTACGAAAATAGTATGGACGCTGTAAGTGACCGAGATTTTATCGTGGAGTTTATGGCAGCCTCTTCTTTGATGCTGACACACATATCAAGACTCTCTGAGGAGCTCATTATTTGGAGTAGCCAAGAGTTCCAATTTATCGAGCTTGATGATTCCTTCTGTACGGGATCTAGCATCATGCCTCAGAAGAAGAATCCGGATGTTCCAGAATTGCTGCGAGCGAAGACGGGTCGCGTATTAGGCAACTTAGTCGGACTTTTAACCGTATTGAAAGGGCTACCACTCGCATACAACAAAGATATGCAAGAGGATAAAGAAGGCATGTTTGATACGGTGGAAACAGTAGAAGCATCACTCCTAATGCTTGCGCCAATGATTGATACCATGCAGGTGAAAACAGACAACATGAAGCAGGCAGTAAACGAAGACTTTTCAAACGCAACGGATATTGCGGACTATTTAGTTACAAAAGGACTTCCATTTAGAGAGGCTCATGAAGTCATCGGAAAAATCGTCCTTTATGCCATTAACCATAAGAAATTTTTACTTGATCTGACGATGGAAGAGTACAAAGAGCATCATACCCTGTTTGAAGACGATATTTTTGACGTGTTAAAGCCTGAGCAAGTCGTTGCAAACCGAACGAGCTACGGTGGAACGGGCCAAGAACAGGTGAAAAAACAGCTTCAAATTGCAAAATCTCATTTATCATGAATTTTCTAAATCATTTATACAATTGCGATTCGAATCGTGATACAATATAGAACATTCAAACAGTAGGCGAAAAGGTGCATGTCACCTCGTAGGCGAGAGGAGATTTTTTATGGAAGCAACATTGGCAATTACAGAAGCGGTGACGAAAAAACCGAAGCCGGATCCGAATTCCCTTCAATTCGGCAAAACATTTACAGATCATATGTTTACAATGGAGTACAAAGCAGACGAAGGGTGGACAAATCCACAAATCAAACCTTATGCTCCTATTGAGATTGATCCTGCAGCTATGGTTTTTCACTATAGCCAAACGGTATTTGAAGGATTAAAAGCCTATCGAACGAAGGATGGCGTTGTCCGACTTTTCCGTCCTGAAGAAAACTTTAAGCGATTGAACCGCTCCAATAAACGATTGAGCATTCCGCCAATCGATGAAAAAAGCGCGATTGAGCACTTAAAGCAATTAGTAGCTTTGGAGAAAGACTGGATCCCTACAGAAGAAGGTACGTCCTTATATATTCGTCCTTTCGTAATCGCAACAGAGCCTAGCTTGCAGGTTGCACCTGCTAAAAGCTATCAGCTATTCATCATCCTATCTCCAGTAGGGTCTTATTATCCTACTGGCATTCAGCCAGTAAGCATTATGGTCGAGGAGGATACAACTCGGGCAGTTCGTGGCGGTACTGGAAGTGCCAAAACGGGAGGCAACTACTCAGCGGGGTACAATGCACAGGCAAAAGCTACTGCAAACGGCCACGCACAAGTACTTTGGCTTGATGGGATGGAAAAGAAGTATATCGAAGAAGTCGGTAGTATGAACGTCTTCTTTAAAATAAACGGCGAGATCGTTACACCAGAGTTAAGCGATAGTATCCTTGAGGGTATCACTCGTAAATCTGTTATTGAGCTACTAAAGAGCTGGAAGGTGCCAGTATCAGAACGCCGTGTCACGATGCAGGAAGTAAAAGATGCATATGACAACGGAACGCTTGAAGAAGCGTTTGGTTCAGGAACAGCCGCAGTAATCTCTCCAATTGGAGAACTAACATGGCGCGATACGACGATGACAATCAATGGTGGGGAAACAGGTGATGTGACAACATCTCTGTATAAAACAATCACAAACATTCAAACAGGCAAAGAGCGCGATCCATTTGGATGGACGCTTAAGCTGTAGTTGTTGAAGGGGAAGCCGTGGGCTTCCCTTTTTGTGTGGGAGGAGTGCTGATTTGCTAAAGAGCTCTTTTTTAGTGCAGCTCTTCGAGCTTGGTTGATAAAGATCTAACTAGTTTCGTTCAGTTTTATTTGCTTTATAGTAGGAGGAGTCAGCTCTACGAACGCCTTACGACATTAGTAGGGTCTGAATCTAAGCCTACTCGTCGGCAGGAGTCGACGATCGTCTCCTCCTAAACGCCTTCTGCGTGGTCTTATATCCAGCCTTATCCTACTAATTGTCTTCAGGCATTCTCCGAGTCTGCCTCCTCTTATTTTTGATAAGGCAAGTAACAAGCTTAGGTAATAGGTAGAGCAGGCTTTAAAACAATCTCTTAAAATTAAGATTGAGTGCTAAATGATGCTGGTATAGAACCAAAGGGAGCTTCCTTTATCTCTGCCCCACTTGAGCCAATTCGTGCAGGAAAAACATACACAGCAAGTAGTGTTGTCAGTGGAAAAGAGTTAGGGGACGCAACGGCATTTATTGCGATTGAGTTATATTCCTCTACAGGAGCCAAATTAGGTCGGGAGGAAATACAGCGACCCATTAATAAATTAGATTATTGGACACCGCTTTATGTGCAGATGAGCGAGCAACGTGCGAAGCAAATTCACGCGTCTGCGACACATATGCGCGTTGTTGTAGGGTCAAAGGGTCGATTTACGGGTACCATGCTCGTCGATAACGTGCGGTTAGATGATCAGATTAGCCGAGACAGCTATGCGTATGATGCAAAAGGCAATTATCTCATCGAAGAAACCGACGGGTTAGGCAGAAAAGTCACCTATACGAATGATGCGCGAGGAAATATCACGCGTATTAATTTCTCTAAGAGTGGCGTTTTCACGAATTACGTCTATGATGAACTAGACCGTGTCACGTCTGTATCGGATCATCGCTTACGATTTGATCTTTCTCATGATGCGAATGGAAACATTTCGCAGATTCAGTACCGACCATCCGCATCCTCTAGTGTGTTTAGTTCCGTTTCTCAACACCATGATGAACTAGACCGCCTGACGAGAACGGTCGATCAACTAGGCGCAGAGACACGATTTGCCTACGAGCCAAATGGTACGTTGAAGCAGGTCACGTATCCAACTGGCGGACAGATTCACTATGCGTATAATGCGTTTGACGAACTAACGCGCGTCAGCTATGGGGGAACGGACACGCTTACGTGGGACTATGAGTATGATAAGAGTGGAAATCAAACGAAAGCGACGCAAAATGGATCGCTTGTGACAACCTATACCTATGATTCTTTAGACCGAGTCACAAAAGAAGAGTATCCCGCTGTCAATGGCACACGAAATACGTTAACCTATACGTATAACGAAGATGGCGATGTGGAGACGTATACGCACTCGAGAGTGGGACAAGTCCGCTTCGCTCACGATGCTTCTGGGAAATCGAACAGTGCCGAGGGTCCACAAGGACAACGCATGGACTACATGTACGATGAGTCTGGCGGCATCAAAAAAGCATTTTTAAAACTAAACGCAGAGTCGTTTAGTACGTACTATGACTATAACCCGGTTGGCCAGCCGTCTCGGATTCGTCAAGAAAATAAGCATGGCGACCTCGTGTCGGATGAGCAGCTCACGTTCGATGAGAATGGGCATATTACCGAGGTACGCTCGTTATCAGGAGCACGCGTCACGTACGAATACGATAACGACTATCAGCTTCGTAAAGAGACGCATCGCAACGCCGCTGGCGCCATCACGCTCGACCAGTCCTATGAGTACGATTTCTTAGGCAACCGTCTATCGAAGACCGTTGGCGCAGCTCGCACAACGTACACGTACGACAAAGCGAATCACCTGCATCATCAAGGATCCCTCACGTACACGCACGATCACGTTGGAAACACGACGTCACGTGGGGATACGAACTTTGTCTATAACACGGACCGAGAGCTGACGGAAGTGAAGCGCGCAGGTGCAACCATTGCCACGTATGACTATAACCATCACGGCATGCGCACGAAGAAAGTAGCCGGTTCTCGCACCGAGCACTATTACTACACAGGAAAAGATCTAGCCTACATCACGGATGCCCAAAACCGCATCCGCTCAAGCTTTGTCCGAGATGCTCTTGGTCAATTGATGACGTACACGGATCATACCGGAGCTTCGCCAAAAACATATCTGTATGTACTGAACCATCGTGGCGATGTGCTTGGTCTTCGTGACGAGGATGGAATCATGGTTGTCACGTATACGTACGATGCGTACGGAAACATTATCAGTCAATCCGGAACCGGCCTAACTGGTGATGGGCGTCTCTTACGAGAAGCAAATCCATTCCGTTATGCAAGCTACGTGTATGATGAAGAAACAAGTTTGTACTACGTGCAGACTCGTTACTACGATGCGGATACCGGACGATTCTTAACGCGCGATATTGTGGCAGATACAAACCTGTACATTTATGCGGACAACAATCCGGTTAACTTTGTGGATCCAGATGGTCGCGTGCCGATTCCGTTGATTATCTTCTTAGCAAAAGCAGGATTTAAAGCTTATACGGCTTACTCTACCTATAAGGCGATTAAGAATGATCCGAGTATGAAGAATATCCTCTTAAGCCTCATGCCTGGTGGGAAGATCACTCGAATGGGTGGGAAGAAGATACTGGCCTTTGCAAAGGGTACAAAGAGTGTAGGTATTATAGGAAAGTCTTATGGGAAAAACGGAAGATTTGGAACTGTTGTCAAGAATCCTAAAATAAAAATTTCTAGTTTTTCTGGACATGCAGTTAATCAAGCTATCACTAGAGGAGTTAAAACTAAAGAAATTCAAAGCACTGTTAATAAGCCAATTGCTGTATTATCTCAATGGGGCGGAAAGAAGTTTGCATATGTTTCTAAAAAGGCAGTTGTTGTAATGGACAATAAAGGAAGAATCATAACTATTTGGGGAAAGAAACAATTTGACGACGTTGTGAAGCAAGTTATAAAAGACTCTAGGAGGTGATGGTAATACATTATTTTTGCCCACTTTATAATAGAGAAATTGATGAAGGAAAGTGTTTAGATATTAACTATGAATTAATACGAGCAAAAAAAAAGGAAGAACTTAAAATGCTTCAAAAATTTTTAAAAAAAGATGTGAAAGAAATAGAAAAAACATGTATTTCATGCGAAAATTATCCATTTGATAAGTAATGTAATATTAGTACAAAAACCTTGAGGGTCCGATTCCTTAAGGTTTTTGTACTAAAATAAAAGATAATTGAATTGCTCGCGCCTGTCATTTATCGAATTCTGTTGAATAAATTTGTGTATAGCTCTTTAAAGTTCATTTGATAAGACTAACAATAAAGAAGGCTATTCGTCTATTAATGGCACACGAAATACGTTAACCTATACGTATAACGAGGATGGCGACGTGGAAACGTTTACGCACTCGAGAGTGGGACAAGTACGCTTCGCTCACGATGCTTCTGGGAAATCGAACAGTGCCGAGGGTCCACAAGGACAACGCATGGACTACATGTACGATGAGTCTGGCGGCATCAAAAAAGTATTTTAAAAACTAAACGCAGAGTCGTATAGCACCTACAAGTCGATCAAGAATGATCCGAGTATGAAGAATATTCTCTTAAGCCTCATGCCTGGTGGAAAGATCACGCGTATGGGTGGGAAGAAGATACTGGCTTTTGCGAAGGGTAATAAGGGTGGGGTAAAGGTTCAATTTTTGGTAAGTGGGTTAATGTATCCAAAAATAAGAATTGGACACGTCATTTTGGTAGTATGAATGATTTCTTAAAGAAAAATGGCTATACAGTTAGACCTGCCAGAAACACATTTGATATGCAAGAAAGATTGTTTATTAAAATGGTAAGCCTGTTGGTGAAATCCATTTAGGGCAACCGCAATATATTGGAAACAACACAAAAAATAGTATGTCAGGAGGTTTTTACCCTTCACACTACCAGCGGTATAAATCAGGTACAACGAAATTATCAAATAATCATATATATTTTAAACCTTAAAAAAGGAGGGGTATCTTTGAATAGTTTTCATTATATTAACAAGTTTTATCAAGTTGATTTAGAGGATGTAATTTCAATAGTACTTTCGTTTTGTACTGAGAATGATACTATTCTATTCAGTACTATCGAAGATAATTTAAAATATGAGAGCGTTGAAGATAAAGACTTTATTAATATAAATAAGTTGTTTAAAAATAATAAGTGGATTTTTCCTGAAGAAATGCCAATAAATGTTCCGAATATTATTTGGTATAAAACAAACGGTAGAGAGGATATTAAAAAAGCGATTACAATTGAAAGTTTGTTTAGATGTGTCATATTGCCAAAGGGATTAGACATCGAACATTTTAATTATTTAATCTATATAATTGAAAATAACGAAGGACCGGTTTTATGTGTATACGATAAAATTAACGACTTTAATGACAGGGTGCTGCCGAAAATACAACCTTATTTGGGAGATTGTAAAATAAGTAAAAGTATTTAAAGTCAAATTTAAGCCTTAAGAGAATATATCTCTAAAGGCTTTTTATATAGGGTGGAGTGCCGAATGAGAACGCTGTCCGACGATAAATTACATAACAATTCTCTATGTGTATAGAGCATTACTAAAGTATCCTGACGCACTAAACTTTGAAAAGTATGCCTAAATTAATAAACATCAACTCCAATAATAACTTCGATCTCATAAGCTACATCCATACTTAGAGTGAAATACCTAGCCTTCGCTTTCTCCCTGTCTAATAAATTATTTTGAATTTTAATCGCAACTTTCCCCCTCATAAAACGTTTACTACTATGAAGACACTTTTTCCCTCGTTGCTGCTCGATAATTTGCTCGTGCCTGTCACTTGTCTATTAATATAAATTACAGGAGGGTTTACTTGCACCATTAATTCTTGAAGGTTGACTTTCGGAACTAGGCACTTTGAGTTCCATAAACATAACGCTTACAAGTACTAATCTTACATAAGCTACTAGAAGTTTATTTGGTTGTTAATAATAGGGGTGGAACATACACGTGTATGAATAACGAGTTTACGATTTGAAAGGTAAGTTGATCTCTGGATGTGAACAATAAAAGAATGTTTTATGATAAAGAGGCATGATGAAATTGATATATTTGTCGAATTACTAAATAGGAGGGATTAACTTGGCAGTGACATTTTATCTAGCTAACTCGATTTCTGAAGCATTAACATCAGATAGCTATTTAGACTTAGAAGATAATGTCCACCTTTATTTGTACAATAATCGAGGATTCGTTACATCGCGTGCAGAGCTGTTAATAGGGTTAGATCCATATGGCTATAAAATATTTTCATCAGATGAGATAAGTGACCTGATCTTACTATGCAAGTTATGTCGCAATCAGTTAGAAAATAAGGAGGTCTACCTATTTTTAGAAGACCTAATTGGATTTTCTAAAAAGGCAGTAGACGAAAATAAACTCCTTGTTGCAATTGGTGATTAGATTAAGTAGCTTGTGAGATACAAGTTTTTTAGCACGAGAAGGGAGGTTGGCATGCTAGAACTTTCTTTAGTAGGAAAACCTCAAGAGGAGATAATTACGTTTAATCAGTACATTCCACGCTCATTCTATAGCACTCACATTATGTCATCAGATTAAAAGCATTGATGATACATCATTTAAGCAGCTTACTAATGAAAAAGGCATGCCAATCAACATGGGATGAGAGTAATGTTAGAGATGAGATAAGCACGTATTCAATCACTAACTAATTTAAAATACGGTATGAATAGGGGCTTTGACTATGAAAATCAGGCACAGAATTGTATATGACAAGACAGATATAAACCCAGCGTTTATTCGTTTTTTAAAAGATCATAACGCAAACATTCAAGAGGATGAAACAGATCTGGTAGTTGCCTATATAGTCGAAAAGGAAGAAGAAGAGTGGACAAAAGAATTTAACAGATTATTAGACAAAGAAGATCTCTCATCTATAGCAGAAAGCATCTATTCGAAGAGCGAGATGAAAAAAGCCGCTTGGTATACAATTAGACCTACATACAGATGGGAATATCCCCAACCAGAGGATGAGTATGTCGAGACTATCTATGACACTACTCATTATTGCGAAGAATGTGGCTGTGGGCTTCGGCAAAAACAAGAATTTAAGGTGAAAAAGAACCCAAAATGAAGGAATTCATTATCACATAGAACCAGCGAGCAAAGAGATAGTGGTGCAAACATTAGGGTTTTTTCTGACACCGGAAAGTTGCGAATTAATTGTCGGCTGTAGTGATGAAAAAGTTATTGATGATTATTTTAAAAAGTGAAATTGATATAAATTAATAGACCTTGAGCGGCATCATACCTTTCAAGGTTTTTTTATGGAGCTATCAGATTATTCTTAACTTAGTCGGTATGATTATTTTAATCAGCATACTAAGACAGGTAGAACTAGATAGTTTAATACTTAATGTACATAATGACAAACCTGTTTTCGCTATATAACACTAATTGAATCGTTAATGTACTCGAAAAATAAAGTTGTCTTAAGTGTACTTGGATGTAAATAGAAACTTTTGTAGAGTGCAAAAGTTGATTTGTAAATTGCTCGTACGCTGTCACTTGTTAAATTTAACTGAACGATAAATGGATAGCACTTTAGAAATTGTTTGTAATGACTATATTTAAAGAAGAATTTCCTGCTGAGACCGTCTTACGAAATACGTTAAACTATACGCATAACGAGTATGGCGGCGTATAAACGTTTACGTACTCAAGAGTGGGACAAGCACGCTTCACCCAATATGCTTTTGGAAAATCGAATAATGCTATGGGTCCACAAGGACAACGCATGGTTTAAATGTACATTGAGTCCGGTGGAATCGAAAAAGCGTTTCTAAAATATAAATAAGAGTCGTTTAGTAATTACTATGAGTAAACTCGGTAATCTTTACGGGTATAGACCGTCGAGAAATTTAATTAATTACTTTCTAAGCAAATGAGGAGGAGTTTATTATTTTAAAAATAGATCAATTTAAAAATATAGTAGAACAATGGAGAGTAGAGAAACAAACTAGAGACCATTTTTTGATTAGCTTCAATAATTATAGAGTAGAACAAGAAGAGGAGTTTCATTCTTATTTTGGAGAATTTGTGGAAACGGATTTAGAGTGTTATATAAAAAAAGTATCAATAGAATTAAGAAACTTTCCAGAATTTGATTATATTCATTTAGTCTCATACCTAAGTATTGAGTATAAAGAGCGTGTATTAGGAGAGTATAGATTATATTTTACATTAGAAGGAGATGTGGATGATTCTGATTTTATTATGTATTAATTTTATAGGAAGTGAATTATCCATATTTTAAAATTAATTTAATTATTTAGTGATACGTGTGAGCACATCATAATTGAAGCAACCGGATTAAACTCTAATAGTATTTAAAAACTTTAAAGGAATTTTTCTCTTAAGGGTTTTTCTTTAAAGTGAATTTCATTATTTAAGATCAAT
This window contains:
- a CDS encoding RHS repeat domain-containing protein — translated: MLNDAGIEPKGASFISAPLEPIRAGKTYTASSVVSGKELGDATAFIAIELYSSTGAKLGREEIQRPINKLDYWTPLYVQMSEQRAKQIHASATHMRVVVGSKGRFTGTMLVDNVRLDDQISRDSYAYDAKGNYLIEETDGLGRKVTYTNDARGNITRINFSKSGVFTNYVYDELDRVTSVSDHRLRFDLSHDANGNISQIQYRPSASSSVFSSVSQHHDELDRLTRTVDQLGAETRFAYEPNGTLKQVTYPTGGQIHYAYNAFDELTRVSYGGTDTLTWDYEYDKSGNQTKATQNGSLVTTYTYDSLDRVTKEEYPAVNGTRNTLTYTYNEDGDVETYTHSRVGQVRFAHDASGKSNSAEGPQGQRMDYMYDESGGIKKAFLKLNAESFSTYYDYNPVGQPSRIRQENKHGDLVSDEQLTFDENGHITEVRSLSGARVTYEYDNDYQLRKETHRNAAGAITLDQSYEYDFLGNRLSKTVGAARTTYTYDKANHLHHQGSLTYTHDHVGNTTSRGDTNFVYNTDRELTEVKRAGATIATYDYNHHGMRTKKVAGSRTEHYYYTGKDLAYITDAQNRIRSSFVRDALGQLMTYTDHTGASPKTYLYVLNHRGDVLGLRDEDGIMVVTYTYDAYGNIISQSGTGLTGDGRLLREANPFRYASYVYDEETSLYYVQTRYYDADTGRFLTRDIVADTNLYIYADNNPVNFVDPDGRVPIPLIIFLAKAGFKAYTAYSTYKAIKNDPSMKNILLSLMPGGKITRMGGKKILAFAKGTKSVGIIGKSYGKNGRFGTVVKNPKIKISSFSGHAVNQAITRGVKTKEIQSTVNKPIAVLSQWGGKKFAYVSKKAVVVMDNKGRIITIWGKKQFDDVVKQVIKDSRR